In Penaeus chinensis breed Huanghai No. 1 chromosome 40, ASM1920278v2, whole genome shotgun sequence, one genomic interval encodes:
- the LOC125047306 gene encoding KRAB-A domain-containing protein 2-like, producing the protein MDLIELPKSDNDFKYVLVIVDQLSRFTQLVPLKDKRAVTVTNALINDFITIFGPPQAFICDNGTEFSNSLLRAVCKLLETKINFTTPYHPESNGLCERTNRIVKDTLYALTEKNPRLWDTMIPHVRFAINSSVNRKPLV; encoded by the exons ATGGATCTCATTGAATTGCCTAAGTCGGACAATGATTTCAAGTATGTCTTAGTCATTGTAGATCAGTTATCACGTTTTACTCAGCTTGTACCTCTTAAAGATAAACGAGCCGTAACTGTCACAAATGCTTTGATTAATGATTTCATTACAATCTTTGGTCCACCACAAGCTTTCATTTGTGATAATGGCACTGAATTTTCTAATTCTCTTCTCAGAGCTGTTTGTAAGCTGCTGGAAACTAAGATAAACTTTACAACCCCTTATCATCCAGAAAGTAATGGGTTATGTGAAAGGACTAACAGAATAGTTAAAGATACTTTATATGCACTAACTGAGAAGAATCCTCGTCTATGGGACACGAtgatacctcatgttaggtttgCTATCAACTCTTCAGTTAACAG AAAGCCACTGGTCTGA